One Candidatus Latescibacterota bacterium DNA window includes the following coding sequences:
- a CDS encoding PorT family protein, with protein sequence MMKHSIITILLVIMVFAAGSVQAFPFVEFGIKGGVEFTNQSFDAPYDLDPGTRVGIHIGVFGEWLDLPMFSLLTEVAYVQRGMKNDVLDIDNDRTIEFDNRIDYISISVLPKYKISLVAASIYIACGPRIDYKQRVADDTIWQEEGTDDYLQDVNIGGDIALGIDFNRFSGEFRYSRDFTPCFDNEGLEGAEPVEVINSSFGFLFGISF encoded by the coding sequence ATGATGAAACATTCTATCATTACAATTTTATTGGTTATAATGGTTTTTGCCGCAGGTTCCGTTCAGGCATTTCCCTTTGTCGAATTCGGGATCAAGGGGGGAGTCGAGTTCACGAACCAGAGTTTCGACGCGCCTTATGATCTCGATCCCGGTACAAGGGTAGGAATTCACATCGGAGTCTTCGGAGAATGGCTCGATCTGCCGATGTTCAGTCTGCTGACTGAGGTGGCATACGTTCAAAGAGGTATGAAGAACGATGTCCTGGACATCGATAATGACAGGACGATCGAGTTCGATAATCGGATCGATTACATCAGCATCTCGGTCCTCCCGAAATACAAGATCTCATTAGTCGCCGCATCGATCTATATCGCATGTGGCCCAAGGATCGATTACAAGCAGAGAGTAGCCGATGATACGATCTGGCAGGAGGAAGGAACGGATGATTACCTGCAAGATGTCAACATCGGCGGTGATATCGCTCTGGGAATCGATTTTAACCGGTTTTCCGGAGAATTTCGTTACAGCAGGGATTTTACCCCCTGTTTCGATAACGAGGGTCTTGAAGGAGCCGAGCCGGTCGAAGTGATCAATTCATCGTTCGGATTCCTGTTCGGAATCAGTTTCTAG
- a CDS encoding TMEM198/TM7SF3 family protein, producing MSVFTENGFAFVYIIFGLLACFWGYRMFKAVLGMIGFILGAYLAGGLTASFMGGMGIVPLIAGVAGGLICGSLFVGLYFMGIFVLGAAAGWLFGVIITSVAGNTLHILLFVILALVGGILAVTFQKTIITVATAFLGAWYLVAGSFFFMGSGYTPMITYRDPAGLSMSGGGPGLVILICWLALSVSGMIFQFKYSKNSDDR from the coding sequence ATGAGTGTCTTCACCGAAAACGGATTCGCGTTTGTCTATATAATATTCGGTCTGCTCGCCTGTTTCTGGGGATACCGGATGTTCAAGGCAGTGCTTGGCATGATCGGATTCATACTCGGTGCCTACCTTGCGGGGGGGCTCACCGCTTCTTTCATGGGTGGGATGGGGATCGTACCCCTGATCGCGGGAGTGGCTGGAGGCCTGATCTGCGGGTCGTTGTTTGTGGGACTGTATTTCATGGGGATCTTTGTCCTTGGCGCCGCGGCAGGCTGGCTCTTCGGAGTGATAATTACCAGCGTGGCCGGTAACACCCTTCATATCCTTCTCTTTGTTATCCTTGCTCTGGTGGGAGGGATCCTTGCGGTTACTTTTCAGAAGACGATCATCACAGTAGCCACAGCTTTTCTTGGTGCATGGTATCTGGTAGCCGGATCCTTTTTCTTCATGGGCAGTGGATATACCCCGATGATCACTTATCGCGACCCGGCAGGCCTTTCCATGTCAGGAGGTGGTCCCGGACTCGTGATTTTGATCTGCTGGCTGGCGCTGTCTGTGTCGGGGATGATATTCCAGTTCAAATACTCTAAAAACAGTGATGATAGATGA
- the lepB gene encoding signal peptidase I produces MIRVDKREFAKNVIFYSVFIMVFLCIRSSVFASYIVPTPSMNPTILEGDLFYANKLAYRLKVPLTKKTIVQWATPDRGDIVVFKFPLDEGELYTKRVMAVAGDVVEVVGGHLRINGKPVSQKLVARGEGSLIFEEDHSGHKYSIQHIPGVQTLKTMERIVVPEGQLFVCGDNRDNSYDSRYWGLLPLENVEGELTVCWFSIDLKSWRPRFDRIRMM; encoded by the coding sequence ATGATTCGTGTAGATAAACGTGAATTCGCGAAGAACGTCATATTTTATTCAGTATTCATCATGGTGTTTCTGTGCATCAGGTCGTCCGTGTTCGCGAGCTATATCGTGCCTACGCCATCGATGAATCCGACGATACTGGAGGGCGACCTCTTCTACGCGAACAAACTTGCCTACAGGCTGAAGGTTCCCCTGACAAAAAAGACGATTGTTCAGTGGGCCACACCTGATCGGGGCGACATAGTGGTCTTCAAGTTCCCTCTTGATGAGGGCGAATTGTATACCAAGAGGGTGATGGCTGTCGCCGGTGATGTCGTCGAGGTAGTCGGAGGTCACCTCCGGATCAATGGAAAGCCTGTTTCGCAGAAGTTAGTAGCCAGGGGTGAGGGGAGTCTGATATTCGAAGAAGATCATTCCGGGCATAAATACAGTATCCAGCATATTCCAGGGGTTCAGACTCTAAAAACGATGGAGAGGATCGTCGTGCCTGAGGGGCAGCTTTTTGTCTGTGGCGATAATCGGGATAACAGTTATGACAGCCGGTACTGGGGGTTGCTTCCTCTTGAGAATGTCGAGGGTGAACTCACTGTCTGCTGGTTCTCCATAGACCTGAAAAGCTGGAGACCCCGTTTCGACCGGATTCGGATGATGTGA
- a CDS encoding GNAT family N-acetyltransferase, with the protein MDLTVKKAVQSDVSDILKIWKELMSHHENFDQDSFGMCDCGPGIYADFLSRILDDSEYYVPVAILEGRITGYSVAHITHHPPLFKLMPRGEIVDIAVLEQHRRKGIGAVILSGIIEWFHREKIFRIEMNVAEENDIGRAFWESSGFRPFLRKMYLER; encoded by the coding sequence ATGGACCTTACCGTTAAAAAAGCAGTACAGTCTGATGTGTCGGACATATTGAAGATCTGGAAAGAACTTATGAGTCATCATGAGAACTTCGACCAGGATTCCTTTGGAATGTGCGACTGTGGTCCCGGAATCTATGCGGATTTTCTGTCGCGGATTCTGGACGACAGCGAATATTATGTTCCCGTAGCTATTCTTGAAGGCAGGATCACTGGATATTCGGTTGCTCATATCACACATCACCCTCCCCTTTTTAAGCTGATGCCCAGGGGGGAGATCGTGGATATTGCCGTTCTGGAGCAGCACAGGCGGAAAGGCATAGGTGCGGTTATCCTGTCGGGCATCATCGAATGGTTTCATCGGGAAAAAATATTCAGGATAGAGATGAATGTGGCCGAAGAGAATGATATCGGCCGCGCTTTCTGGGAATCCTCGGGGTTCAGGCCGTTTCTGAGGAAGATGTACCTGGAACGATAA
- a CDS encoding carboxymuconolactone decarboxylase family protein, with product MSSEKYDRGMKKFREIDGKGGLRAVEYLEDIVPEIGRYLIEYPFGDIYSRPGLDIRTRELAAIAAMAAMGGCDPQLRVHIHAALNNGATRQEVIEVVLQMSVYAGFPKAINALYTVKDIFDKRDSKGKEE from the coding sequence ATGAGTAGCGAAAAATATGACAGGGGAATGAAGAAATTCAGGGAGATAGATGGAAAGGGCGGCCTCAGGGCCGTCGAGTATCTCGAGGATATCGTTCCGGAAATAGGCCGCTATCTGATTGAATATCCCTTCGGTGATATCTATTCGAGGCCGGGGCTGGATATCAGGACAAGGGAGCTTGCGGCGATAGCCGCGATGGCGGCTATGGGAGGGTGCGATCCTCAGCTGAGAGTTCATATTCATGCAGCTCTCAATAATGGCGCAACTCGACAGGAAGTCATCGAGGTAGTTCTCCAGATGAGTGTCTACGCGGGATTTCCAAAGGCGATAAACGCCCTGTACACGGTGAAGGACATATTCGACAAGAGAGATTCAAAGGGGAAGGAAGAGTAA
- a CDS encoding flavodoxin domain-containing protein: MLKVKVMIIYMTHHDCAEKAAKMLKDRLGEGAEVVNLKKNGPVRLEDYDTVIIGGSIHAGQVQRKLRKFCEKNRMILVRKNLGLYLCCMEEGEKAQVQFDAAFDEVLRNHATAQGLFGGEFDFSRMNFLEKKVIKKVADITESVSKIDESKIARFVESISGATE, encoded by the coding sequence ATGTTGAAAGTGAAAGTGATGATCATTTATATGACTCATCATGACTGTGCTGAAAAGGCCGCGAAGATGTTAAAGGATAGATTGGGTGAAGGGGCCGAGGTGGTCAATCTGAAAAAGAACGGTCCTGTTCGATTGGAGGACTACGACACAGTCATCATCGGTGGCTCGATTCACGCCGGGCAGGTGCAGAGAAAACTAAGAAAGTTCTGCGAAAAAAATCGGATGATACTGGTGAGAAAAAACCTTGGGCTTTACCTCTGCTGTATGGAAGAGGGAGAGAAAGCCCAGGTACAGTTCGACGCCGCCTTCGATGAGGTCCTGCGGAACCACGCGACCGCTCAGGGGTTGTTCGGAGGCGAATTCGATTTCTCCAGGATGAATTTTCTGGAAAAAAAAGTAATAAAGAAGGTGGCCGATATCACAGAAAGTGTATCAAAAATAGACGAATCGAAGATAGCCCGGTTCGTCGAGTCTATATCGGGAGCCACTGAGTAA
- a CDS encoding DUF3078 domain-containing protein — MRRKIIVLLCVFMILSSGSALGEDWKLSMDANVTFTENAYSDNWVGGETGALIWVFNSNFLAEKQLTSSFHTKNTFKLLFGQTHNQDTETKVWRSPEKSTDLIDFESVLKITKDWVVDPFISGRVETQFWDGSDPENNRYINPMKITEAFGASKDLIKEEKRELDVRLGVATRQYVDRDQIVDDTKKTFTSLDVGIQFDSEFKTTFSEDKITLTSKLTVYQALAYSEKDAVAGTEAEDYWKAPDLNWENIFTANITKYLMVNLYIQLLYDKEVDLGGRFKQTMALGVTYKFI; from the coding sequence ATGAGAAGGAAAATAATCGTTCTATTGTGTGTGTTTATGATTCTTTCTTCGGGTAGCGCGTTGGGAGAGGACTGGAAGCTGTCCATGGACGCGAACGTGACCTTTACAGAGAACGCCTACAGTGATAACTGGGTGGGGGGGGAGACAGGGGCACTCATCTGGGTGTTCAATTCGAATTTCCTCGCGGAAAAACAGCTGACTTCGAGTTTTCACACGAAGAACACGTTTAAACTTCTGTTCGGACAGACGCACAACCAGGATACAGAGACCAAGGTATGGAGGAGCCCTGAGAAATCGACCGACCTGATCGATTTTGAAAGTGTTCTCAAGATCACAAAGGACTGGGTAGTAGATCCTTTCATCAGTGGACGTGTGGAGACACAGTTCTGGGATGGCAGCGATCCGGAAAATAACAGGTATATAAACCCGATGAAGATCACCGAGGCGTTTGGCGCGTCTAAAGATCTGATCAAAGAGGAAAAACGCGAGTTGGACGTCAGGCTGGGTGTAGCGACCAGACAGTATGTCGATCGCGATCAGATAGTCGATGACACGAAAAAGACGTTTACCAGTCTGGATGTAGGTATACAGTTCGACTCCGAATTCAAGACGACCTTTTCGGAGGACAAGATAACCCTGACAAGCAAGCTTACAGTCTACCAGGCTCTGGCCTATTCGGAGAAGGATGCTGTCGCCGGCACGGAGGCCGAGGATTACTGGAAGGCTCCCGATCTGAACTGGGAGAATATATTTACGGCTAACATAACGAAATACCTGATGGTCAATCTGTATATACAGCTGTTGTACGACAAAGAAGTAGATCTTGGCGGTCGGTTCAAGCAGACTATGGCGCTTGGAGTGACATACAAGTTTATTTGA
- a CDS encoding GlsB/YeaQ/YmgE family stress response membrane protein yields MLITFILIGIISGWLAGHIIRGRGFGCFGNLIVGIIGALLGGYVFEKMGIHIWGNLGRIAMSVVGAVIFLGVISLFRKDGS; encoded by the coding sequence ATGCTGATAACTTTTATTTTAATCGGAATAATCTCGGGGTGGCTTGCCGGCCACATCATCAGGGGGCGCGGTTTCGGCTGTTTTGGAAACCTGATAGTAGGGATAATAGGCGCCCTACTCGGTGGATACGTGTTCGAAAAAATGGGTATTCACATCTGGGGGAACCTGGGCAGGATAGCGATGTCGGTCGTCGGAGCTGTGATCTTCCTCGGGGTGATAAGTCTTTTCAGGAAAGACGGTAGCTGA
- a CDS encoding SDR family oxidoreductase encodes MLIDLKGKTVLVTGASSGIGKQIAIELAAAGAAVAVHYNIHKNEAVELAVKLGNGSKAFNADLGIVEAAVSLFDTVVEEYGRVDVLVNNAGIFEPCPVENPMEEWLDSWERTLTVNLTSTGILCRAAIRHFMEKGGGRIVNIASRAAFRGETKDYLAYAASKGGMVSLSRSIARSFGKKGVKSFVIAPGFVRTPMAEGIIDEEVVIRTELALGEMTTPGDVAPLVVLMASGKLDHATGSTVDINAGSYMR; translated from the coding sequence ATGTTAATCGATCTAAAAGGAAAGACAGTGCTTGTCACCGGAGCGAGCAGTGGGATAGGCAAACAGATAGCGATAGAACTGGCTGCTGCCGGAGCTGCTGTAGCAGTTCATTACAATATACACAAGAACGAAGCTGTCGAACTGGCTGTAAAACTTGGGAACGGTTCGAAAGCTTTCAATGCAGATCTGGGAATAGTCGAAGCGGCTGTAAGTCTATTCGATACTGTCGTGGAGGAATACGGTCGTGTGGATGTGCTGGTGAATAATGCCGGTATCTTCGAACCCTGCCCTGTGGAAAACCCGATGGAGGAGTGGCTGGATTCGTGGGAAAGGACATTGACAGTCAATCTGACATCAACCGGGATCTTATGCAGGGCTGCTATCAGACATTTTATGGAAAAGGGTGGCGGAAGGATAGTCAATATCGCTTCGAGAGCGGCCTTCAGGGGGGAGACGAAAGATTATCTGGCTTATGCCGCATCCAAGGGGGGGATGGTGTCTCTCAGCCGGTCGATCGCCCGCTCGTTCGGGAAAAAGGGCGTAAAATCTTTTGTTATAGCGCCGGGGTTCGTAAGGACTCCCATGGCCGAGGGTATCATTGACGAGGAAGTGGTCATCAGGACCGAGCTGGCGCTTGGAGAGATGACGACTCCAGGAGATGTTGCACCCCTGGTCGTACTGATGGCATCGGGAAAACTTGACCACGCGACGGGTTCGACCGTCGATATCAATGCCGGAAGTTACATGAGATAG